A genomic region of Nostoc sp. UHCC 0702 contains the following coding sequences:
- a CDS encoding class I SAM-dependent methyltransferase codes for MTQLKTLPTYDPTLFEGAAEFYAQYRTKYPPAVFAKLAEIFNLNGQGRLLDLGTGPGLIAIPLRNQFEEIIAIDPDPEMVKEAQRQAVAVGANNITWLEQGAEFIDSSLGKFKLATIGRAFHWMEREVVLERLYELLNDDGGLALLNTGDNPWVSSLPWKQAAVGVVKKWLGEERRTGQRGQGTRKPVDPPHEVVIANSAFARQEVYEITFEKSWTVDSYLGYLYTTAFSLKIFYGDKAEAFEADLKEALLAVEPSGHFTEELKASILVAWKH; via the coding sequence ATGACCCAACTAAAAACACTTCCTACCTACGACCCTACATTATTTGAAGGTGCAGCTGAATTTTACGCCCAATACAGAACCAAATATCCACCTGCTGTATTTGCTAAGTTAGCTGAAATATTTAATCTCAATGGTCAAGGAAGACTCCTTGATTTAGGCACTGGCCCAGGATTAATTGCCATTCCTTTACGAAACCAATTTGAGGAAATTATTGCTATTGATCCTGACCCTGAAATGGTCAAAGAAGCTCAACGGCAAGCAGTAGCAGTAGGAGCAAATAATATTACTTGGTTAGAACAAGGTGCAGAGTTTATTGACTCTAGTTTAGGAAAATTTAAGTTAGCCACTATTGGTAGAGCTTTCCATTGGATGGAACGCGAAGTAGTGCTTGAACGCCTTTATGAATTGCTTAATGATGATGGTGGACTAGCACTGCTGAACACTGGTGATAACCCTTGGGTAAGTTCTTTACCCTGGAAACAAGCTGCTGTTGGAGTAGTCAAAAAATGGTTGGGTGAGGAACGACGAACTGGACAAAGAGGACAAGGCACTCGTAAGCCGGTCGATCCTCCCCATGAAGTCGTAATTGCCAATTCAGCTTTTGCTCGCCAAGAAGTTTATGAAATAACATTTGAAAAATCTTGGACAGTCGATAGCTATCTTGGTTACTTATACACTACAGCTTTCTCTCTCAAAATTTTCTATGGCGATAAAGCTGAAGCATTTGAAGCAGATTTAAAAGAAGCCTTGCTGGCAGTTGAACCATCTGGACATTTTACAGAAGAACTCAAAGCTTCAATCTTAGTCGCTTGGAAGCACTAG
- a CDS encoding FAD-binding protein, whose protein sequence is MPKNVTTDFELDLEADVLVIGGGPAGTWAAWSAASGGAKVVLVDKGYCGTTGCAAASGNGVWYVPPDAEARETAIASRESLGGYLADRSWMHRVLDQTYANVNLLAQWGYPFPTDDEGKPYRRSLQGPEYMRLMRRQIKRIGVKILDHSPALELLVDADGAVGGATGVNRQTGGKWVVRSLATVIATGGCAFLSKALGCNVLTGDGYLMAAEAGAEMSGMEFSNAYGISPAFSSVTKTLFYNWATFTYEDGTPIPGAGSQRGRSVIAQTLLKQPVYAILDKAAEQMRPSMRLAQPNFFLPFDRAGIDPFTQRFPVTLRLEGTVRGTGGIRIVDETCATSVRGLYAAGDAATRELICGGFTGGGSHNAAWAISSGYWSGQSATAYAQSLGEKATQRRVRGVGEAVINSRIEKPQTLATDEVIQAVQAEVFPYDRNLFRTDKGLLESLTRLDYLWQEVRDSQVENNQLVRAREAAAMVATARWMYNSALERKETRGMHKHQDYPEQDANQQHHLISGGLDQVWVKVQPLNSTAENPKSKIGAAV, encoded by the coding sequence ATGCCTAAGAATGTGACAACCGATTTTGAACTCGACTTAGAAGCAGATGTGCTTGTGATTGGAGGTGGGCCAGCCGGGACTTGGGCAGCTTGGAGTGCTGCATCTGGCGGTGCTAAGGTTGTCCTTGTGGATAAAGGTTACTGTGGTACAACAGGATGTGCTGCTGCATCTGGTAATGGTGTTTGGTATGTACCACCCGATGCTGAGGCTCGTGAAACAGCGATCGCTAGTCGGGAGTCATTGGGTGGATATTTAGCAGACCGTAGTTGGATGCATCGGGTATTGGATCAAACCTATGCCAACGTTAACCTATTAGCACAGTGGGGTTATCCTTTTCCTACTGACGATGAAGGTAAACCGTATCGGCGATCGCTGCAAGGGCCGGAATACATGCGGTTGATGCGGCGGCAAATCAAACGGATAGGAGTCAAGATTTTAGACCACAGCCCAGCTTTAGAACTGTTAGTTGATGCTGATGGTGCTGTGGGAGGTGCGACAGGAGTAAACAGACAGACTGGTGGTAAGTGGGTAGTGCGATCGCTAGCCACAGTTATTGCCACCGGTGGTTGTGCATTCCTCAGCAAAGCGTTAGGGTGCAACGTCCTAACAGGGGATGGTTATTTAATGGCCGCAGAAGCAGGTGCCGAAATGTCGGGGATGGAATTCTCTAATGCTTACGGCATCTCTCCTGCTTTTTCTTCAGTCACCAAAACCCTTTTCTACAATTGGGCAACCTTTACCTACGAAGATGGCACTCCCATTCCGGGTGCAGGTTCCCAAAGAGGACGTTCAGTAATTGCCCAGACATTGCTAAAACAGCCAGTTTACGCCATTTTAGACAAAGCAGCTGAACAAATGCGCCCATCTATGCGTTTAGCGCAGCCTAACTTCTTTTTACCCTTTGACCGTGCAGGCATAGATCCATTTACCCAACGCTTTCCTGTCACCTTGCGTTTAGAGGGAACAGTGCGGGGTACAGGCGGCATCAGGATTGTAGACGAAACCTGTGCCACCTCTGTACGCGGACTCTACGCCGCTGGAGATGCAGCCACACGCGAACTGATTTGTGGCGGATTTACCGGTGGTGGTAGTCATAATGCAGCTTGGGCGATTTCATCAGGTTATTGGTCAGGACAATCTGCCACAGCATATGCCCAGAGTTTAGGGGAAAAAGCAACTCAACGCAGAGTTAGAGGTGTGGGAGAGGCAGTAATCAACTCTAGAATAGAAAAGCCCCAAACCTTGGCAACTGATGAAGTCATTCAAGCAGTACAAGCCGAAGTTTTCCCTTACGATCGCAACTTATTCCGTACAGATAAAGGCTTATTAGAGTCTTTAACTAGACTAGATTACCTCTGGCAAGAAGTTCGTGATAGTCAAGTAGAAAATAACCAGCTTGTCCGGGCCAGGGAAGCTGCGGCCATGGTAGCCACAGCTAGGTGGATGTACAACAGTGCCTTAGAACGCAAAGAAACTCGTGGGATGCACAAACACCAAGATTATCCAGAACAAGATGCTAACCAGCAACATCATCTGATTAGCGGCGGTTTAGATCAAGTCTGGGTAAAAGTACAGCCATTAAACTCTACAGCAGAAAATCCCAAATCCAAAATAGGAGCAGCGGTGTGA
- a CDS encoding TauD/TfdA family dioxygenase has protein sequence MPSLTLTEFKITSTAGPLGAVVTGLDASQPVAPEVILQLKQALRDSHILIFKEQKLTDEQLLNFAFYFGDLYVPPDDIPVLASQPGVTPVVIPISNVDGGYTGTGELAFHSDHHWTPKPSSGSLLYALEVPSQGGDTYWLNLNLAYETLDEATKQRIADLQLITYNPFLRDQNAPRSKYRLDRNIPLTSPVFSHPLVRTHPESGKKILYLDYATEVEVVGLEPQEGAELIEQLREHLNQPQFYYQHKWSVGDIVYWDNQATLHYRQAFDPNERRVMRRVSLAGSRPF, from the coding sequence ATGCCTAGTTTGACTTTAACAGAATTTAAAATCACTTCTACTGCTGGGCCATTGGGGGCGGTGGTGACTGGGCTTGATGCTAGCCAACCGGTTGCACCTGAAGTTATTTTGCAACTAAAGCAAGCACTGCGGGATTCCCACATTTTAATATTTAAAGAGCAAAAACTCACTGATGAACAGTTGTTGAACTTTGCATTTTACTTTGGCGACCTCTATGTACCACCAGACGATATTCCAGTGTTAGCTTCTCAACCGGGAGTAACTCCGGTAGTGATTCCCATCTCCAATGTTGATGGCGGCTACACCGGTACTGGAGAATTAGCTTTTCATTCCGACCACCATTGGACTCCTAAGCCTTCTAGCGGTTCACTGCTATATGCTTTGGAAGTACCTTCTCAGGGTGGAGATACTTATTGGTTGAATCTCAATTTGGCTTATGAGACTTTAGATGAAGCAACCAAACAAAGGATTGCAGATTTGCAGTTGATTACCTATAATCCATTTTTACGTGATCAGAATGCACCTCGCTCAAAGTATCGTTTAGATCGCAACATTCCTCTAACTAGTCCTGTATTTTCCCATCCTCTGGTGCGGACACATCCTGAAAGTGGTAAAAAAATCCTCTATCTAGACTATGCAACTGAAGTTGAAGTTGTTGGCTTAGAACCACAAGAGGGAGCAGAATTGATTGAACAGTTGAGAGAACATCTGAATCAACCTCAGTTTTATTACCAACACAAATGGTCTGTAGGTGATATTGTCTACTGGGATAATCAAGCTACGTTACACTACCGTCAAGCATTTGATCCGAATGAACGTCGGGTGATGAGGCGAGTTAGCCTTGCAGGTAGTCGCCCCTTTTAG
- a CDS encoding amidohydrolase family protein, whose translation MTIALERPQQKSKSAQIREKLGYPIIDTDVHTQEFEPAVLDYLEQIGGTAIAEKFKEHLPGSSRFKWYKQTWEERFAYRSNRPNWWGRPTKNTLNLATISLPKLLYERLQESGTDFAVLYPNLATLAPNISREEMRRPVCRAINTYHADIFRPYSDRLTPIAAIPMHTPEEAIEELEYAVNVLGLKAIQIPGYVRRPIPAFEKYGPEVANEVVWIDNFGLDSQYDYDPFWAKCVELKVIPTTHASSQGWTTQRSVTNAQYNHINHFAFAAEAFCKSLFFGGVTRRFPTLRFAFLEGGSAWGTSLYADIIWHWETRNKEHLLTNNNPALVDKEALAELYIRYGGELVQGRVDQIGDGLGFHSKHFAPQDPGQLDEFELAGIEKPEDVRDRFWKHFYFGTESDDTRVAHAFNRAANPFGDRVKAFLGSDAGHWDVPDITAVTANAYSMVEREIISEEDLQYFLSIHPLELYTSLNRDFFKGTAVEKAADEYLRTGD comes from the coding sequence ATGACGATCGCACTAGAACGACCGCAGCAAAAATCCAAGTCGGCTCAGATTCGGGAAAAACTGGGTTATCCCATCATTGATACTGATGTGCATACCCAGGAATTTGAGCCAGCAGTTTTAGATTATTTAGAGCAAATTGGTGGAACTGCGATCGCGGAAAAATTCAAGGAGCATTTACCAGGATCTTCTCGCTTTAAGTGGTATAAGCAAACTTGGGAAGAACGTTTTGCTTATCGCAGCAATCGCCCTAATTGGTGGGGTCGTCCTACTAAAAATACTTTAAATTTAGCTACCATTAGCTTGCCGAAGTTGCTATACGAGCGTTTGCAAGAATCAGGTACAGATTTTGCTGTGTTGTATCCCAACTTGGCAACTCTGGCCCCCAACATCAGCAGAGAAGAAATGCGCCGTCCAGTTTGTCGGGCAATTAATACTTACCACGCTGATATTTTCCGCCCTTATTCTGACCGCTTAACACCAATCGCTGCTATTCCCATGCACACTCCTGAAGAGGCGATTGAAGAGTTAGAATACGCGGTGAATGTTTTGGGACTCAAAGCAATTCAAATCCCCGGTTATGTTCGTCGTCCCATTCCCGCTTTTGAAAAGTATGGGCCAGAAGTAGCTAATGAAGTGGTTTGGATTGATAACTTTGGTTTAGATAGCCAGTATGATTATGATCCATTCTGGGCGAAGTGCGTAGAACTGAAAGTTATACCCACGACCCATGCTTCTAGTCAAGGTTGGACGACTCAGCGATCGGTGACAAATGCTCAGTACAATCACATTAATCACTTTGCCTTTGCTGCGGAAGCATTCTGTAAATCGTTGTTCTTTGGTGGTGTCACCCGTCGCTTCCCCACCTTAAGATTTGCCTTTTTAGAAGGTGGTTCTGCTTGGGGTACTAGTTTGTATGCTGATATTATTTGGCATTGGGAAACCCGTAATAAAGAGCATTTGTTGACAAATAACAATCCTGCTCTTGTGGATAAGGAGGCTTTAGCAGAACTATATATCCGTTATGGTGGCGAACTAGTACAAGGTCGTGTAGATCAAATCGGCGATGGTCTAGGCTTCCACAGCAAGCATTTTGCTCCCCAAGATCCTGGTCAACTTGATGAATTTGAACTAGCAGGAATTGAGAAGCCAGAAGACGTGCGCGATCGCTTCTGGAAGCACTTTTACTTCGGTACAGAATCAGATGATACCCGTGTAGCTCATGCCTTCAATCGTGCAGCTAATCCGTTTGGCGATCGCGTCAAAGCCTTCTTAGGTTCTGATGCTGGACACTGGGATGTGCCTGATATCACTGCGGTTACTGCTAACGCCTACTCAATGGTAGAACGTGAAATTATTAGCGAAGAAGACCTGCAATATTTCCTATCTATTCATCCATTGGAGTTGTACACCAGCCTCAACCGTGACTTCTTCAAAGGTACAGCTGTCGAGAAAGCTGCTGATGAATATCTAAGGACTGGGGATTAG
- a CDS encoding amidohydrolase family protein, whose translation MTIALERPHKTKSAEIREKLGYPIIDTDVHTQEFQPAFLDYLEQVAGTAIAERFQEHLPGSSRSKWFQQSWEERRTYRTTRPPFWTRPTNDVLNLATISLPKLLHERLQEAGTDFAVVYPNLATMGPHIGHEEMRRAVCRAANTYHAEIFRPYSDRLTPIATIPMHTPQEAIEELEYAVNVLGLKAIQIPGHIRRPIPAFEKYGEEVANEAIWIDTFGLDSKYDYDPFWSKCVELKVVPTTHSSGMGWINRRSISNYQYNHIGHFAAAGEALCKSLFFGGVTHRFPTLKFAFLEGGSAWGASLYADLIWHWDTRNKDHLLENNNPDNINREELLEYFVRYGGELVHDRVEELGSGLGFHGSNELISTDNPGNLDEFEVAGVKGPGDVRERFLKHFYFGTESDDTRVAHAFNRKANPYGDRVKAFLGSDSGHWDVPDITAVTANAYSMVERNIITEEDLKYFLSIHPLELYTSLNRDFFKGTVVEKAADEFLGSRE comes from the coding sequence ATGACGATCGCACTAGAACGTCCGCATAAAACTAAGTCTGCTGAAATTCGGGAGAAATTGGGTTATCCCATCATTGATACTGATGTGCATACCCAAGAATTTCAACCAGCATTCTTGGATTATTTAGAACAAGTTGCCGGTACTGCCATTGCTGAACGTTTCCAAGAACATTTACCTGGTTCTTCTCGTTCTAAATGGTTCCAACAATCTTGGGAAGAACGCCGCACCTACCGTACAACACGTCCTCCCTTCTGGACTCGTCCTACCAACGATGTCTTAAATTTAGCCACAATCAGCTTGCCGAAGTTGTTACACGAACGCTTGCAAGAAGCAGGTACAGACTTTGCTGTGGTGTATCCTAACTTGGCAACAATGGGGCCGCACATTGGTCATGAAGAAATGCGGCGTGCTGTATGTCGGGCTGCTAATACCTACCATGCGGAAATTTTCCGTCCTTATAGCGATCGCTTAACTCCGATTGCTACAATCCCTATGCATACTCCCCAAGAAGCCATTGAAGAATTGGAATATGCAGTGAATGTTCTGGGATTAAAAGCTATTCAAATCCCCGGACATATCCGTCGTCCAATTCCGGCTTTTGAGAAGTATGGCGAAGAAGTCGCAAATGAAGCCATCTGGATTGATACTTTTGGTTTAGATAGTAAATATGATTACGATCCATTCTGGTCAAAGTGTGTAGAACTAAAAGTTGTACCCACCACCCATTCATCCGGTATGGGATGGATTAATCGACGTTCGATTTCTAACTATCAATACAACCACATCGGTCATTTTGCTGCCGCTGGGGAAGCACTCTGTAAGTCTCTATTCTTTGGTGGTGTAACTCACCGCTTCCCCACGTTGAAGTTTGCCTTCCTCGAAGGTGGTTCTGCTTGGGGTGCTAGTTTATACGCTGATTTAATTTGGCATTGGGATACTCGCAATAAAGACCATTTGCTAGAGAATAACAATCCTGATAATATTAATCGGGAAGAGTTGTTAGAGTACTTTGTCCGCTATGGTGGCGAACTCGTACATGATCGTGTAGAAGAGCTGGGTAGTGGTTTAGGCTTCCACGGCAGCAACGAATTAATATCTACAGATAACCCAGGCAATTTAGACGAATTTGAAGTCGCAGGGGTTAAAGGGCCGGGAGATGTCCGGGAACGCTTCTTAAAGCATTTCTACTTCGGTACGGAATCAGATGATACCCGTGTAGCTCATGCATTTAACCGCAAAGCCAACCCGTATGGCGATCGCGTCAAAGCCTTTTTGGGTTCTGATTCTGGTCACTGGGATGTGCCTGATATCACAGCGGTGACTGCCAACGCCTACTCAATGGTAGAACGCAACATCATCACCGAAGAAGACTTGAAATATTTCCTCTCCATCCATCCCTTAGAGTTGTACACCAGCCTCAACCGTGACTTCTTCAAAGGTACGGTTGTCGAGAAAGCGGCTGATGAATTTTTAGGGAGTAGGGAGTAG
- a CDS encoding acyl-CoA dehydrogenase family protein codes for MVLDVTKPKDYIDIAASLSKELAESAVKRDAEAGVPEEEINRLRESGLLPLIVPKQYGGIGATWIDALKIVRKLSKADGSIGQLYGNHLNLTALGHVSGTASQKEKYYRETAKNNLFWANAINTLDTRLKIAPEGENFRVNGVKSFGTGIYLADLRVFSALQDGVELPFLFIIPKDREGLTSNQDWDNFGQRRTDSSSYTFNNVLVYKDEILGPPDPPDSAFSTFLGIIAQLTKTNVYLGITKGAFAAAREYTQTTTRPWITSGVESATQDPYILHNYGDFWVEIQAAIALADQAAQKVQAAWEKDSALSHEERGEVAIAVSAAKTLATRVGIDITNRIFEVTGTRATATKYGFDRYWRDLRTFTLHDPVDYKLRAIGDWVLNNQLPVVTQYS; via the coding sequence ATGGTTTTAGATGTTACAAAACCAAAAGACTATATAGATATAGCAGCTTCTTTATCTAAAGAACTTGCTGAATCCGCAGTTAAACGAGATGCTGAAGCTGGAGTTCCAGAAGAAGAAATTAATCGATTGCGTGAAAGTGGCTTGCTACCATTAATTGTCCCTAAGCAATATGGTGGGATTGGCGCAACTTGGATTGATGCTTTAAAAATTGTCAGGAAGCTATCAAAAGCTGATGGATCAATTGGTCAATTATATGGTAATCATCTCAACTTAACAGCTTTAGGTCATGTTTCTGGAACAGCAAGTCAAAAGGAAAAATATTATAGAGAAACTGCTAAAAATAATTTATTTTGGGCAAACGCCATTAATACACTTGATACTAGATTAAAAATTGCCCCAGAAGGTGAAAATTTTCGTGTTAATGGTGTGAAAAGCTTTGGTACAGGAATTTATCTTGCAGATTTGCGGGTATTTTCTGCTTTACAAGATGGGGTAGAATTGCCTTTTTTATTTATAATTCCTAAAGACCGCGAAGGGTTAACTTCCAATCAAGATTGGGATAATTTCGGACAACGCCGCACCGATAGTAGCAGTTATACATTTAACAATGTGCTAGTGTATAAAGATGAAATTTTAGGGCCGCCCGATCCACCTGATAGTGCCTTCTCAACATTTCTTGGCATTATTGCCCAGCTAACCAAAACTAATGTTTATCTGGGAATTACTAAAGGAGCCTTCGCCGCAGCTCGTGAGTACACTCAAACTACTACTCGACCCTGGATTACATCTGGTGTAGAAAGTGCTACTCAAGACCCATATATACTGCATAATTACGGAGACTTTTGGGTAGAAATTCAGGCTGCGATCGCTCTAGCTGACCAAGCTGCCCAGAAGGTGCAAGCTGCATGGGAAAAAGATTCAGCCCTCAGCCATGAAGAAAGAGGAGAAGTAGCGATCGCAGTTTCCGCAGCTAAAACATTAGCTACGCGTGTAGGTATAGATATTACCAACCGCATTTTTGAAGTAACTGGTACTCGCGCCACAGCAACCAAATATGGGTTTGACCGTTACTGGCGAGATTTGCGTACCTTTACTCTCCACGATCCTGTGGACTACAAACTACGAGCCATAGGCGACTGGGTGTTAAATAATCAGTTACCCGTCGTGACTCAATATTCTTAG
- a CDS encoding sulfonate ABC transporter substrate-binding protein produces the protein MQGLKTKFESWKRAKTTRRSLLFAIGYCLVLSTTLWSCNAPSNNNQQQASAPSSTEKQLVRIVRSKQLSSLAVLEKQGSLEKRLEPLGFKVEWPEFAAGPQQLEALNAGSLDIASTAESPPVFAQAAGTPLVYLATTPTNGKATSLLVPINSPIKSVTDLKGKKVAFQKASIGHYLLVKALEKAGLKLSDVQSVFLPPPDANVAFSQGKVDAWFIWDPFVTRNEQKKTGRVLIDGDNLRDTGNFYSTSRQFYQTHPDVIKVFLEELEKAETWSKNHRTEMAQLLAPVTQLDPPTLEIMHDKYEYGLRPITEQVINKQQEVADKWYSLGLIPKKVNVRDGFLTPEEYAKITPSDVLAKK, from the coding sequence ATGCAAGGTTTAAAAACAAAGTTTGAATCCTGGAAACGCGCTAAAACTACCCGTCGTTCTCTTTTGTTTGCAATTGGTTACTGCCTAGTGCTATCCACTACTTTGTGGAGTTGTAATGCACCATCAAATAATAATCAGCAACAAGCATCTGCACCAAGTAGTACTGAGAAACAACTAGTGCGTATTGTACGCTCAAAACAACTTTCATCTTTAGCAGTTTTAGAAAAACAAGGCTCTTTAGAAAAAAGATTGGAACCTCTGGGTTTTAAGGTAGAGTGGCCTGAGTTCGCAGCAGGGCCACAACAACTAGAAGCCTTAAATGCAGGTTCACTCGACATTGCATCGACAGCAGAATCACCTCCTGTATTTGCACAAGCAGCAGGAACGCCTCTTGTATACCTAGCCACTACACCTACCAATGGCAAAGCAACTTCGCTTTTAGTTCCCATTAACTCCCCTATCAAAAGTGTTACCGATTTGAAGGGTAAAAAAGTTGCTTTTCAAAAAGCATCTATTGGTCACTATCTCTTAGTTAAAGCATTAGAAAAAGCGGGACTAAAACTGAGCGATGTGCAATCAGTTTTTCTGCCACCACCAGATGCAAATGTAGCGTTCAGCCAAGGTAAAGTGGATGCTTGGTTCATTTGGGATCCATTTGTCACCAGAAATGAACAAAAGAAAACAGGCCGCGTTTTGATAGATGGGGATAATTTGCGGGATACTGGCAACTTTTACTCAACGTCACGCCAGTTTTATCAGACACACCCTGATGTGATTAAAGTATTTCTAGAAGAACTAGAAAAAGCAGAAACTTGGTCTAAGAACCATCGTACTGAAATGGCACAATTGCTTGCTCCAGTAACTCAGCTAGATCCGCCTACACTGGAAATTATGCACGACAAATATGAATATGGTTTGCGACCGATTACCGAGCAAGTTATTAATAAGCAACAAGAAGTTGCAGACAAATGGTACAGTCTAGGACTTATCCCTAAAAAGGTGAATGTTAGAGACGGATTTTTGACACCTGAAGAGTATGCAAAAATTACCCCTTCGGATGTTTTAGCGAAAAAATAG
- a CDS encoding ferredoxin family protein: protein MIELVSESRCIKCNICVNVCPTNVFDSVPDAPPAIARQSDCQTCYMCELYCPVDALYVAPESDLQTSVNEAELADKGLLGSYRENVGWGSKRTPKAKEDQTFVILKQLR, encoded by the coding sequence GTGATAGAGTTGGTCAGCGAATCGCGGTGTATCAAGTGTAATATCTGCGTCAACGTTTGCCCAACCAACGTATTTGACAGCGTACCAGATGCACCGCCAGCGATCGCCCGACAAAGTGATTGCCAAACCTGTTATATGTGCGAATTGTACTGCCCAGTTGACGCTCTTTATGTAGCGCCAGAAAGCGATCTACAGACCTCAGTCAACGAGGCAGAATTGGCAGATAAAGGATTACTAGGAAGTTACCGCGAAAACGTTGGTTGGGGATCTAAACGGACACCAAAAGCCAAAGAGGATCAAACCTTCGTAATTCTGAAGCAGTTGAGATAG
- a CDS encoding ABC transporter substrate-binding protein has translation MRGRIAKSIPNTSAYLDCARHKSLSTSSQFPIPHPPKVSGAKLSTLVVCFLLLLTTACSQGETKSANASNANTASPVAATNNSSTTLRVGYVGTSQPTGPLGWAKQKGILESEVQKLGFKNITFARFPNGPDLNESLVAGQIDVGFLGDTPAIVLRARGINTRLLRITQYNTTAWLVAKKNGPRTLAELKGQKIATQKGSYMHRYLLGLLDQTKMAKDVKVVHLMSTEAKSALERGDVAAYATSSELGVFLKSQGFPIIDSSADHQGLSGTSLVVGTEEFLAKQPDFPQKLNAVLTEATKDLKANSQEYYQYHAQITKYPIEIVKASYPMTQVSEEPYPAEGLKLLEGTKKFLVLQGLAKSDFQLTDWVVKEQR, from the coding sequence ATGAGGGGGAGAATAGCTAAATCCATTCCCAATACTTCGGCTTACCTCGACTGCGCTCGGCACAAGTCGCTCAGTACAAGTTCCCAATTCCCCATTCCCCACCCTCCTAAAGTATCGGGTGCGAAATTATCAACTTTAGTTGTTTGCTTTCTGCTGCTATTAACTACAGCATGTAGCCAAGGTGAAACTAAGTCTGCTAATGCTAGTAATGCCAACACTGCTAGCCCTGTGGCTGCAACTAACAACAGTTCTACTACCCTACGTGTAGGTTATGTAGGTACTAGCCAACCCACAGGGCCGCTTGGTTGGGCAAAACAAAAGGGCATTTTAGAGAGTGAAGTGCAAAAATTAGGATTCAAAAATATTACTTTTGCACGATTCCCTAACGGCCCAGACCTGAATGAGTCATTGGTAGCAGGTCAAATAGATGTTGGTTTTCTGGGCGATACACCAGCTATAGTTCTCAGAGCTAGGGGTATTAATACTCGACTACTTCGGATTACTCAATATAATACAACTGCTTGGCTAGTGGCGAAAAAGAATGGCCCTCGCACCCTTGCTGAACTTAAAGGTCAGAAAATAGCAACCCAAAAAGGATCTTATATGCATCGATACCTACTGGGTCTATTGGATCAGACTAAAATGGCTAAGGATGTAAAAGTCGTTCACTTGATGAGTACTGAAGCCAAGTCTGCTTTAGAACGTGGTGATGTTGCGGCTTATGCGACTTCTAGCGAGTTGGGAGTTTTTCTGAAATCACAAGGTTTCCCAATAATTGATTCATCCGCAGACCATCAAGGTTTGTCAGGCACATCATTAGTAGTAGGAACTGAGGAATTTTTAGCTAAACAGCCTGATTTTCCACAGAAGTTAAATGCGGTGCTAACAGAAGCAACCAAGGATTTAAAAGCTAATTCCCAAGAGTATTATCAATACCACGCCCAGATTACTAAATACCCCATTGAGATTGTTAAAGCTTCATACCCAATGACACAGGTATCAGAAGAACCATATCCAGCCGAAGGTTTGAAACTTTTAGAGGGAACCAAGAAATTTCTGGTATTGCAGGGTTTAGCAAAATCAGACTTTCAATTAACAGATTGGGTAGTGAAAGAACAACGTTAA